The following proteins are encoded in a genomic region of Aliiroseovarius sp. F47248L:
- a CDS encoding DUF1538 domain-containing protein, with protein MIHAFGRNPLLEEIKSLAYLTLGTARDLAPIVGVVAMFQFLILRQPMDDVGEKLIGLLFVMAGLAIFIRGLELALFPIGESLADAFANKGSLFWLLTFAFSLGFGTTVAEPALIAVSREAARVMSDIGAVGPTKGEQTSYADALRYTVAAAVGSSLVIGVMRILLGWPIHYLIIGGYVLVVIMTAFAPAEIIGIAYDSGGVTTSTVTVPLTTALGVGLASVIKGRNPMIDGFGLVAFASLLPIVFVLGFGIVGSMR; from the coding sequence TTGATCCACGCATTTGGCAGGAACCCGTTGCTGGAAGAAATAAAATCCCTTGCGTATCTGACACTTGGCACCGCCCGTGATCTGGCGCCCATCGTTGGCGTCGTGGCAATGTTTCAATTTCTGATCCTGCGGCAACCCATGGATGATGTGGGCGAAAAGCTAATTGGGCTTCTGTTTGTCATGGCCGGGCTGGCAATCTTCATTCGGGGGTTGGAACTTGCGTTGTTTCCCATCGGAGAATCTCTTGCAGATGCCTTCGCCAACAAAGGCAGCCTGTTCTGGCTTTTGACCTTTGCCTTCTCGTTGGGATTTGGCACCACAGTGGCAGAACCAGCCCTGATCGCCGTCAGCCGCGAAGCGGCAAGGGTCATGTCCGACATCGGGGCCGTTGGCCCAACCAAGGGCGAGCAGACCAGCTATGCCGATGCGTTGCGATATACGGTTGCTGCGGCTGTTGGATCGTCCCTTGTTATCGGCGTAATGCGGATATTGCTGGGCTGGCCGATCCATTATCTGATCATCGGGGGTTATGTTCTTGTCGTGATCATGACCGCTTTTGCCCCGGCCGAGATCATCGGCATCGCCTATGACAGCGGCGGCGTAACGACATCGACTGTAACCGTGCCCCTGACCACCGCGCTGGGGGTCGGTCTGGCCAGCGTCATCAAGGGTCGCAACCCGATGATCGACGGCTTTGGACTGGTCGCTTTTGCCAGCCTTCTGCCCATCGTTTTCGTGCTGGGCTTCGGGATCGTGGGGTCAATGCGATGA